DNA sequence from the Rubripirellula tenax genome:
GCCATTGTTTTTCCGGAGCGATACGACCGCATTTTTTGCACAGGAACACGCACTCATCCCAGCGCTGGGTGATTTCGCTGACGCGTTGTTGAAGCTCCGTCTTCTTGAGTTTGCAAAGCTCTTTCATCCACTCATCATACTCAGCGATGACGTGATGGGGCGACGTTTGCAGTTGTGAATCTCGACGCCAAATCGCTCCACTGAACCCAAACCAGGGTTTGAAAAAGGGGGGCAGCTTCGCAAGCCCTATTCGGCCGAGCCGATGCAATAGAGGTATGCGTTGGATCGAAGGAATAGGTTGCCATCGCTGATCGCTGGCGTGGCACCGAATCCGCTCTTGTCGAACGTCATGTCGTTCGATGTTATCAGCTTGTACTCCGATTTCGCTTCGACGACATGGACCATGCCTGCGTTGGTCGTGATGTAAATTTTGCCCTCGGCGACGACGGGTGACGCATAGTCACCACCACCGCCTCCGCCACCACGTCCGCCACCACCACCAAAGCCACCTGGTCGCGATCCTGCGCGCTGTTCTTCGTCGCCGCCCGCTGGTGAATCGGGTAGACGTTCCTGGAATACTCGTTCGCCCGTTTTCGCATCAAGGCACTCGAAGACGGAACCGCTTACGGAATAGAGATGACCATCCATGACAATGGGCGTTGCGTAACGAGGTCTGACGCGACCTTCCCAAACCGTGTTCGATTTCGACACGTCGTCTTTGCCGCCAACGCGAACCGCTACCGCTTCTTCGCCAGTCGCGTAAACGATTCCATCATCACCGGGAACCGCACTGACTTGGGCGTTGCGGGAATTGACTCCGTTGGCATACCAAGCGAGCTTTCCCGTTGCGTTGTTCAGTCCCCAGACTTCGCCAATGACCGAAACGACGACGTGGGTGATTTCACCATCGTTGACAACGACAGGTGTTGTCCAGCATTCGCCCAGCCCACCGGCGGTCGCGCGAAACTTCTCTTTCCCGGTCATTTTGTCGAGCCAAACGATCGACAGTGACTCGTCCGCTGCGTTCACAATCACACAGTCATCGAGCACAATCGGACTGGCTGCGGACCCAAAGCCTTTCAAGCTGGGTTCGGCGCCCACGCTTTGATTCCAAACGTCGTTGCCATCCATGTCATACGCATAGACGCCCGACTTCCCGAAAAACGCATACACATAGGTGCCATCGCTGGTTGGCGTGTTACTGGCATAGCCGTGCGTCGTAACGCCTGGCGGCCGAAATTCGTCCTCCGGCATTTTGGCGTCCACCGTTTTTGTCCAGAGTGTCTTCCCCGCAATGCGATCGACGCAAACGAGGTGACGCTTCAAATCTTTCAGTTCGCCTTGACCGTCACCCATTCCGTAACCGGAATAACATGTGACGAACACCTTGTCGCCGACCACGATCGGGCTGGATATTCCACGACCGGGTAGTTCCAGTTTCCATCGCATGTTCTCGTCGGCACCGAAATCCGTCGGAGCATCGGATTCGCTGATGCCGGTTCCATTGGGCCCGCGAAACCGCGTCCAATCGGCCGACGACGGCTGAGTCATCGCAATCGAGATAACGACACAAAACAACGGAAAAATCAAGTATTTCATCATGGATACAACGAAGGACGAGTGAACGCACGACGGAACGCGACTGGGACAGACGTAAGATCACGGCAGGACGAGAAGCCATTTGAACACGGCGATGAAGACCAAGCCGTCCAGTATCCAACCCGACCCACGCCCAAAAGTATCGTTTCAGGAGATCGAATTAAACAGAATGTTGTTTGTCACGCTGGTGACTGGCTAGGTGACGGAATGCCGTCCAGCAATTCCTCTCGCGTCACTTTCTACGATGCAAAGATTGATTTCTCGGACAAGGCGAAAACGGTGATGTGGTACTGTTTCGCACCCGGCCGTTTGATCGCATCGGATCATATCCTGGGTGCCCCTTGTCGTTGTGACTGAACTTCCCGATACCCATTGCGTTCGGCGGAAGGTTCGTGAAGTCCGCGGGGATGTCGTGGAGCAGCCAGTATGATTTGGTGTCTCCGGGGCCGGTACGGCTTGCCCGAACGACTGCGATAGGACTCCGTTCTTCGCAGCTCAGTTTACTGCGGCGACGCCGACCGACAGCCAGCCGTTTTGGGCGTCGACGGATTCCGGTCGGAACACTCGGCCGCGTAACGATTCAAGTTTTGACGTCATCGGAACGGTGAACGATTGATCCAACAGTACTTCGGGGAAGACTTCCGCGAACTTCTTTTGGATCGTTCGTTTCAGCCCGGCTTGCGACATTGTCAGCCGCTTGCTGGGGCCCGGGAACGACACGTCGACCGTGTCCTTTCTTAGCAGCAACATGCGACCGTCTTGGGTTCGCGCTGGTTCGTAGACCGCCGTGATTTCCATCGCTTGTTTCAATTCGCGAGTACCCGTCGCAAATCGGGTTCCCCGCACGCCGACTCGGATGGTTTGATCGCGAGCTTCGAAGATGATCGGTCGCAGTCTTGCAAAGTCGATCTCGAACGGTGTTTCGTCGTCTTCTTCGCCGCTGTCGTCATCCGTCGACGATTCCAGCACCGATCGACCCGTGTCGGCCGTCTTAGATGCTTGGACAGGCAGACCTGCGTCGGCAATGATTTCCTCGAAGTCGCCTTCGCGAAGCGTTCGCCCGGCAAGCAGCGGTGTCATCGCGTTGTCAATCGCGGACTCGTGAATTTGCACGGCTGCGTCGAACGCTTGGGTGATTAGCGGCCGCGTGGTGACGGATGCCAATTGGTCGGTTCGACGCAGCGTCGCGTCGATGAAGATCATTTGGTCGGTCGAACCCCAAAGGCGTGCGGGTTCGTCTAACGACATTCGCGTCAGAACGGGTCGCACATTTGCCAACACGTCCGGTGGCGCGACCGCAGTGGCGGTATCGGTTTGCTCGACGAACTGGCTGCCGACTTGAGTTCGCAGTTTCTCGACGGCGATTCGATCCGCTTTCGGTTTTTGCTCGGCGGCCTTCTTGCTCGCGATTCGGCGGACCAATCGCATGCGGTGCTCGATCGCATCAATGTTGGTGCTTAACGACGCTTGGACAAACGCATTGTCGGCGCGAATGCCAGCTTCGCTGATGTGCAGCATTCGCGATACGTTCACGCTGCCGACGCCCGAGGTGCGCAGGACGACCGGGCCGTTGTAGCCGGTGTTTTTGTTGGTGACGCAGCCCGCCAAGGCAACTTGCACCCGCACGTCGCCGATCGACGGAAGCACATCAGCAGTGATCATGCCGTTGAGCGATGCACTGCCGACGATGCGTGTTCCAAGGATGCAATCGCGAACGGGGCGAGACTGATTGACGCCTCGGTTGATGGCCGACTGGACCATCGACTCGCTGACCAGGACGGCCAAGTTGGGTCGATTGAACTGGTTGCCCAACGCGGCGACAAAATCACCGGCTTGCTCTGATGCGATCAACAAGCCGACGACTGCGTTGAGCGACGAGACGTCTTCGGCGGAAGGGTGGTCGCCCATCTCGCGAATCTTTTCCGCCAAGGCTTCCATTTGGCGGGCCACCAAGGTTTCCGCGCGTTGGGGATCGCGAAGGCGGACGGCTTCAATCAGGCGTTCGAGGTCGCGGCGCAGTGTTGTTAGCCGAGACAGTTCCAGACCAGGCGACGTCCCGACCAAGCGGTAACGCAGATCGATGGCTCGTCGAGCAACGTCCGTTTCCGATTCGTCCGCCGTGATGGCATCACGCAAGGGACCGAGGTCGAGGTAGTCCAACCATGCCGCCGCATTGGACGCATCGGTTTGCCGGGTGAAGAATGATTCCGCGGCATTAAGGCTGTTCAGGGCCGTTCCGCGGGACTCGTCGAAGCTCGGAAAACGGCTGGAATCCAGATGCTTGGAAGCCGAATCGATTTGCGATGCCAGCCGCTCGCGGTCACTGGCCGACCACTGGGCCAGGGCAACCGAGGGAAGGGATAGCGATGTCAACACGGACCCCATCATGGCCCCGGTCAACAAAAAACGATGCAAAAGCGGTCCGACGCGATACATGGAGATCCAACAAAATGCGTAAGCGAGTTAAGGAGTGGGGGTGGCAGGCCCTGGGCAAGATTGCACCATTCTAGCCTTGATTTCTTTGTCGGAGAGTAGGTCGGCCGGAATTTCGACGGTCCGTCTAACCCCCCAGGGGCTCGATTCCCGCACAGAACTGCTCGATGGCGGTCACGGCTTGCGGGTCATTGTGATGAGCGACCGCGACCAAGCCGATTTCTACGTCGCCCATGGACCACCGACCGACTTGCCGAGGATCGGTCAGGTTCCATGCCAGCGGAAACTTGCCGCCGCCGCCATCAGGGACTTCGACATTGACCGTTTTCGAGACGCGGACCCACCGAATATTGGCGTTTGGTGTTTGAATGGACGGCGGTGCGTCGTCGCGGGAATCAGCGGGTGCGTCGTTGCGAGAGTTTGTGGATGCTTCGTCGAGCCCCTTCGGATCCACGGAGGATCCCTCCGATGGGAACAACTGCAGCAAACAGCCGCTCGCCTCGTTCACAAACGTGGGTCGAAGATCGCGTTCGTCGACGGTTCGTGCCAGCATCGACCATCCGTCGGGCAGCGTGATACGAATTCCCAAGTCAGCGAATTCTTGCACCCGATCTCGATCGCGGATCGGAATCCATTCTCCTTGCCCGCGATAGTTCAGCACTCCCGCTTCGCGTCGATCCAGCAGGTAAGACCGGATGCCAAACAGGGCGACAATGCCGATCGAGATCCAAACCCATCGCGACATTTTCAACCGCGATCGGGGGTCCGCGTTCGAATCGGGCGGTATTTGTGGCGAAGAAGGAGACGAGTTCACAGGTGGTCAATCGTGTCGATGGGGTCGGTCATCCGAGTTTGGGCATATCGATGATACCGTCCCAACCTTCCGGTGGAACGCGGTTGTGCCGCAGGATCGTCGACAGCAACGCATCTTTGGGTCGATCCCACGCGGGCATCGAGTGGAGTTTTTCGTAGGCTTGGTCCCAACGGCCGGCGATCAGATCATCCAGGCTCGATTCGTAAATCGCAATCTGTTCATCCGAAAGTGTGGGCTGGGTCCCGTCATCGGGTTCCAACAACTCACTGACTTCGACCGCGTTAAGAAATCCCGCTGGGCGTACCTTGGCCAATCGCCGAACGCGAAAACGATCGTCCGCGGACGATCGAATCGCCCCAGCCGTTGCCGCGTCAACGATGATTTCCGCGCCCAGCGATTTGGTGATGCCTTCTAGTCGCGCCGACAGATTCACGACCGGCCCGAACGCTGTGACTTTGACTTGGTCGACGGTACCGATTCGACCGGCGACGGCGCGACCTGTTGCGATGCCGATGCCGCATCGAAATCCGCCCGCATCGGTATCACGCCGATAATCGGAACGAATTCGCAGCGCCGCCCGCGCGGCCAGCGTCACGCTGTTTTCTTGTTTCAGCGGCCAGCCCCAAAAGCCCATCGCCGCATCGCCGTGAAAGTCGCCGATGACACCGCCCGAGTCCAAGATGTGTCGTGTCATCACGCCGAGTGCTTCGCTGACGCGAGCCAACAAATCCAACAGGTCACCCGAGTCGCGCTCGCTGGCTCGCGAAAACCCCCTTAGGTCGCAAAACATGACGGACAAGTCTGCTTCGCGCGGCGTCAGCACTTCGTCGGGATCGCGACCCGCCATCGCCTCCATCACCACCGGCGCGAAGAAGTGCCGCAGTTCGCTTTGTCGGCGTTGCAGCCGTCGGCTTTGGCGCAAGTTGGCGATGGTTGTGCCGACCAACTCGGCGAACTTCACGTCGTCTTCTAACTCGTCGGGTGCAGTTTGCATCGACTGGCCGATATCGAAACCGGGCTCGGTCGCGCGTTGTCCCGTCACATACAACGCCCAACCGGGACATGCTTCGCTTCGCAGAGGAACGCAAAATGCCCAATCGACCTCATCGCTGGCCGTGAACGCCGGTGAATCGCTGCCATGTGACGACCACAAATGCAGCACACTCTCGCGCCGCGCCGTCGCCGCCAAAGCCAGTCGTGAACTGACCGGCGTTTCCTTCGTACCCAGCGTGCGGCTGTCGTAATGCAAAATCTCGACGGCTTCTTGACCGTCATCGTCGCGAGTCTCTGGCGATACCCGCACGATGGCAACGGCCGCGGCCGAAGGCGTTGCTTGCAGCAAAACGCCCGTCACGCGGACCAGAAGTTCCTCGTCGCTATGGCTGCCCGAAATCAAGTCCGGCAACCGGCTGAGCATCTCGATTCGCGAGGACGCGTCGCGGTAGTGTCGGCGGCTGAGCGATTGATGATCGAACGCGTGTTCGGTCACCTCGCCTCCGCCGACGGACGCCTTCGATTTGGATGTGTCCGACGTGCCGGGACGATTGACCAGCGTGAATGTAGTTTTCCCGATCACGAAATGGTCGCCAGCAACCACGATGAAGGTGTCGACTTGGCGGCCTTGGTGAAAAACGGGATTACGCGCGTTCTTCATTCGCACGACTTCGATCCGATCATCGGACAATGACCGCACGCGAACGTGGCTGCGCGAGATCAGCGAGTCCCAAGGCACATTCCAATCCGAATCGGCGCGGCCGAC
Encoded proteins:
- a CDS encoding outer membrane protein assembly factor BamB family protein, whose protein sequence is MKYLIFPLFCVVISIAMTQPSSADWTRFRGPNGTGISESDAPTDFGADENMRWKLELPGRGISSPIVVGDKVFVTCYSGYGMGDGQGELKDLKRHLVCVDRIAGKTLWTKTVDAKMPEDEFRPPGVTTHGYASNTPTSDGTYVYAFFGKSGVYAYDMDGNDVWNQSVGAEPSLKGFGSAASPIVLDDCVIVNAADESLSIVWLDKMTGKEKFRATAGGLGECWTTPVVVNDGEITHVVVSVIGEVWGLNNATGKLAWYANGVNSRNAQVSAVPGDDGIVYATGEEAVAVRVGGKDDVSKSNTVWEGRVRPRYATPIVMDGHLYSVSGSVFECLDAKTGERVFQERLPDSPAGGDEEQRAGSRPGGFGGGGGRGGGGGGGDYASPVVAEGKIYITTNAGMVHVVEAKSEYKLITSNDMTFDKSGFGATPAISDGNLFLRSNAYLYCIGSAE
- a CDS encoding adenylate/guanylate cyclase domain-containing protein, producing the protein MPDLIAQGPNFDDRWRRELPAPTSGIDIVVGRADSDWNVPWDSLISRSHVRVRSLSDDRIEVVRMKNARNPVFHQGRQVDTFIVVAGDHFVIGKTTFTLVNRPGTSDTSKSKASVGGGEVTEHAFDHQSLSRRHYRDASSRIEMLSRLPDLISGSHSDEELLVRVTGVLLQATPSAAAVAIVRVSPETRDDDGQEAVEILHYDSRTLGTKETPVSSRLALAATARRESVLHLWSSHGSDSPAFTASDEVDWAFCVPLRSEACPGWALYVTGQRATEPGFDIGQSMQTAPDELEDDVKFAELVGTTIANLRQSRRLQRRQSELRHFFAPVVMEAMAGRDPDEVLTPREADLSVMFCDLRGFSRASERDSGDLLDLLARVSEALGVMTRHILDSGGVIGDFHGDAAMGFWGWPLKQENSVTLAARAALRIRSDYRRDTDAGGFRCGIGIATGRAVAGRIGTVDQVKVTAFGPVVNLSARLEGITKSLGAEIIVDAATAGAIRSSADDRFRVRRLAKVRPAGFLNAVEVSELLEPDDGTQPTLSDEQIAIYESSLDDLIAGRWDQAYEKLHSMPAWDRPKDALLSTILRHNRVPPEGWDGIIDMPKLG